One genomic segment of Thermostichus vulcanus str. 'Rupite' includes these proteins:
- a CDS encoding lasso peptide isopeptide bond-forming cyclase, with translation MSGIVGFWDFERGEVKPWQLRAMLDRLKHRGPDGSDIWWNKGVGLGHCALWTTPESLHEVMPLRDPSGQVVITADARIDNREELYSLLGLTGSEREKGDGYVILQAYLRWGSRCPEYLLGDFAFAIWDEPQQQLFCVRDHMGIKPFYYSYKPEFGFAIASEIKSLLILPWVTDHLNEERITDYLLGEFEDQEHTFFQDVCRLPPATSMLINVRTGLRQATYWRLDPEQKLNLPSDSDYVDTFHNLFQAAVACRLRSTGPIGSHLSGGLDSSSVTCMAKKIQPETELHTFSNVFESVQECDERTYIQAVLEAGEYTPHFVVADQLGPLSESESIYSFHDQAYYGPTHFLVWGLNRAAQQTGIRVVLDGFDGDTVLSHGTGWLHELAHQGEWEHFATEISALASGSQGQRQLFQTFGAPHLQKRAQQRDWQGFLNHAQHISKLLPVSLVGLWLRYGLKPLLPDFAKEKWLYWRTGKHSDYWWNLQLLDSSRVNNKSLDQRLAKLRQKEALPPISERQQHACTLTTGLIPSMMEIIDLSAAACYIEARHPFFDRRLVEFCLALPPQQKLNQGWTRRILRRSMYGILPEKVRLRHSKSNMEPSFTYGLCQVNRKELVEILTSKVIEQHGLVNPSFIPTLLNILRRKDGSLNPPETLAAWKISNLLTWQKISGRRCI, from the coding sequence ATGAGTGGCATAGTTGGCTTTTGGGATTTTGAGAGAGGGGAGGTTAAGCCATGGCAACTGCGAGCAATGCTGGATCGGTTGAAGCATCGTGGGCCTGATGGATCAGATATCTGGTGGAACAAAGGAGTTGGTTTAGGCCACTGTGCACTTTGGACAACGCCAGAGTCCTTACATGAGGTCATGCCTTTAAGGGATCCCAGTGGTCAGGTTGTGATCACGGCAGATGCCCGGATTGACAACCGAGAGGAACTTTATTCGCTCCTAGGGTTAACGGGGTCAGAACGAGAGAAAGGGGATGGGTATGTCATCCTGCAGGCCTACCTGAGGTGGGGATCCCGTTGCCCGGAATACCTGTTGGGAGATTTTGCTTTTGCCATCTGGGATGAACCCCAACAACAGCTCTTCTGTGTCCGTGATCACATGGGGATTAAGCCCTTTTACTACAGCTACAAACCTGAGTTTGGCTTTGCCATTGCTTCTGAGATCAAGTCTTTATTGATCTTGCCCTGGGTCACAGACCATCTGAATGAGGAGCGTATTACCGATTACCTGTTAGGAGAATTTGAGGATCAGGAGCACACTTTTTTCCAGGATGTGTGCCGATTGCCTCCCGCAACATCAATGTTGATAAATGTTCGGACTGGACTCCGACAAGCTACGTATTGGCGCCTTGATCCGGAACAGAAATTAAATCTGCCCAGCGACAGTGACTATGTGGATACTTTCCACAACCTTTTCCAAGCAGCAGTCGCTTGTCGCTTACGCAGTACAGGCCCGATTGGATCCCATCTGAGTGGGGGGTTGGATTCATCGTCTGTTACCTGCATGGCCAAGAAGATACAACCCGAGACCGAACTACATACTTTCTCCAACGTGTTTGAATCCGTACAGGAGTGTGATGAACGGACGTACATACAGGCGGTTTTGGAAGCGGGTGAATACACTCCTCACTTTGTGGTTGCCGATCAACTGGGGCCACTTTCTGAGTCAGAGTCCATCTACTCTTTTCACGACCAAGCCTACTATGGGCCGACTCATTTTTTGGTGTGGGGTTTGAACCGGGCCGCTCAGCAAACAGGGATCCGCGTTGTTTTGGATGGTTTTGATGGAGATACAGTTCTTTCCCATGGTACGGGGTGGTTGCATGAATTGGCCCATCAAGGGGAATGGGAACATTTTGCAACAGAAATCTCGGCTCTAGCAAGTGGATCCCAAGGTCAGCGCCAGCTATTTCAAACCTTCGGTGCTCCACACCTACAAAAAAGGGCACAGCAAAGGGATTGGCAAGGCTTTTTAAATCATGCACAACATATCTCCAAACTCCTACCTGTCTCGCTGGTTGGATTATGGCTGCGTTATGGCTTAAAGCCTTTGTTACCCGATTTTGCAAAAGAGAAGTGGCTTTATTGGCGGACAGGTAAACATTCAGACTACTGGTGGAATCTTCAACTTCTTGATTCGAGCCGTGTCAACAATAAATCTCTAGATCAACGACTCGCAAAACTTAGGCAAAAAGAAGCTCTTCCACCCATAAGCGAACGCCAACAACATGCTTGTACGCTCACTACAGGTTTGATTCCTTCCATGATGGAGATCATTGATCTGTCAGCTGCCGCTTGCTATATTGAAGCTCGGCACCCATTTTTTGATCGTCGCTTAGTTGAATTTTGCTTAGCGCTTCCACCACAACAGAAGCTTAATCAGGGTTGGACGCGCCGTATTCTTAGACGATCAATGTATGGCATTTTGCCAGAAAAGGTGAGGCTAAGGCACAGCAAATCGAATATGGAGCCATCCTTCACCTATGGGTTATGCCAGGTCAACCGCAAGGAACTGGTTGAGATCCTCACCAGTAAAGTCATTGAACAGCATGGGCTAGTCAACCCATCTTTCATCCCGACTTTACTTAACATTCTAAGAAGAAAGGATGGATCCCTTAACCCACCAGAGACATTAGCAGCCTGGAAAATTAGCAACCTTCTAACCTGGCAAAAGATCAGTGGGAGAAGATGTATTTAA
- a CDS encoding lasso RiPP family leader peptide-containing protein: MKQEWGSPSFVKHGSFSELTQLFGNAGSDVLTGPGGVVVGDPGTGSIDACAQIEGKCI; the protein is encoded by the coding sequence ATGAAGCAAGAATGGGGTTCCCCTTCTTTTGTTAAGCATGGTTCTTTCTCAGAGCTAACCCAGCTTTTTGGCAATGCAGGCTCTGATGTCTTGACTGGGCCTGGTGGCGTTGTTGTAGGTGACCCAGGCACTGGTTCCATTGATGCCTGTGCACAGATCGAAGGAAAGTGCATTTAA